ACTTCGATCCCCGGTCCGCCCGCGACGCCCCACCATTTGCGTTCGCTCGGAGTGATGTGCAGCTTGTATTGCTTGTCAATCCTGCCGTCTCGATGGAACAAGAACGCGACGTTGTAAAGTTTTTCGTCTTCGACCACGAATTGCGAGCCACCAACGATGTTCGTGTCAAACTTGACCGCCAAGTGACTGAACAATTCCAAGTATTGGGGCGTGTACTCGGCCAACGTCCTAGCAGCTTGCCCGGGACGTTCATTGGGCAAAAACGATAGCAACTGCGTGGTGAACAGCTCCGGGAAAAGCAGGAAGTCGCATTTGTAGTCTCCCGCGACATCGACGAAATACTGTGCCTGCTGAGCGAACTCTTCGAAGTCCTTGACCGCTCGCATTTGATACTGAACCGAGCCAATTCGGACTGGACGCACGGTTCTGCGAAAGCGACGTTTTCCAGCCGAGACATAGTCCAGGTTTCGCCATTCCAAGAAGGTCGCGTAACCGCAACTCTGCAAGTCCGTCGGCAAATAGTTCGGAATCAAACCCTGCAACGAAAAACCGTTGGCGATTTGCGCGGTCAAAACTGGATCGAAGAACGTTTTGTCGATCACGCGGTCGATGTACTCGGACGCCTTCATTTCTTCCGCATGCAGGTGATAGCCCGGTATGCGGCCGCCAACGATCATTTGCTCGATGTTTCGCGAACGACACAGCTCTTTGCGAGCATCGTAGAGCCGTCGAGACAAACGCATCCCACGAAGATCGGAATGCACCATGATCTCGATGCCGTACAGCGTGTCGCCGGTTGGTTGATGGTTCCGAATGAATCCACTGTCGGCGATCTTTTTGTAGTCATGCCACTCGAGGTCGTCATCGTAATCCAGTAGCAGACTGCTACTGCTCGCGACGAGCTTGCCGTCACACTCGATGACGATTTGGCCTTCGGGGAAGTGAGCTAGCTGGCTTTCGACCTGCTCTTTCGTCCATGGCTGCATGTCCGGGAAGCAAGCCTTTTGCATGACAACCATCGAGTCGTAGTCCTCGATGCGCATGTTCCGAAGAATCAGCTCGCGTTCAAAATTGGAAACATCAAAATCAGGGGTGGGCGTCGACATATAGGCGCAGTCAAAGAACCGAAGAAAAGAAAACGACTCAACAACGAACCGTGCGATTGTCCTGCCACGGAACCACAGCAGACCCACGAACTATTTCGTTCGCGTCGACAAATACGTGTAGCCACTGAGCGCGCGTTCGTACGCCGCAACAGTTTCGCCGGCTTGCTGATGATCGATGTGCCCGTTGCCAATCGCGGTTTCGATCGAGTCTTGCAGGTTCTCGATCAGTTCGCGATCTTCGTACTGGACGTATCCCAGCACTTCCGAAACTGTGTCGCCTTTGACGATCGAACGGACCTTGGTCACTCCATCTTCGATGTCCACGTGCACGGCGTGCGTGTCACCAAACAGGTTGTGCAGATCACCCAAGATCTCTTGGTACGCACCCACCATGAAGACAGCCAACTGATACGGTTCACCGGACTTCAGCGGGTGAAGCATCAACGTCCGTTGACGCCCGCCACAACCAACGAAAGCGTCGACTTTTCCGTCGCTGTCGCAAGTGATGTCGCCCAGCACGGCGTGCCGGGTTGGTTTTTCAAGCAAACGGTGGATGGGCATGATCGGGAACAATTGATCGATCGCCCAAGAGTCCGGCATCGATTGAAACAAAGAAAAATTCGCGAAGTAGATGTCCGACAACATCCGGTCGAGGTGCTTCAGATCGTCGGGACGTTCCTTCATCGATTCGGCAAGTTCACGTACGCGATGGCAGATTGCAAAGTACAAATTCTCCGCCGCGACGCGTTGTTCCAAAGGCAGGTAACCACCGCTGAACAGGTTCATGCATAAATCCAGAGAAACCTGCGCGTCGTGGAACGTTTCCATCATGTTGGCTTGCGTCATGTTGACGTAGCCAACCCATAAATCATGAACAGGTTGTTCGTAGGACTCAGGTGGTCCTTCCATTTCGGAGGTTTCAATCGCGCCGACGGAATCCATTTCGATGCCACCGTGATCGGGTGAAACCGGCTCGCCTTCGACTTTGGCCCATGCGGGCAAGTTGGCGACGCCTTGGGAAGTCACCCCCAATGTTTCCATCACCAACACGCTGTGGTGAGCAGCAACGGCGCGACCTGATTCGGAAATCAATTCCGGGTGAGGTACGCCGGCTTCGTCGCAAACGGTTTGCGTGTGATAGACGACGTCGTTCGCGTATTCCTGCATCGTGTAGTTCATGCTCGATTCGCTGTCACTGCGCGAACCGTCGTAGTCGACTCCCAAGCCGCCGCCAACGTCGAGGTAACGCATGCCCGCACCTCGACGAACCAAGTCGACGTAGATTCGAGCCGCTTCGAGAATGGCGGATTTGAGCTGACGAATGTTTCCGATTTGGCTGCCGACATGGAAGTGCAGCAACTGCAGGCAATCGCCCATATCCATCGCGATCAAACGATCCAACTGAGCCAATAGTTCGGCGACCGTCAGACCGAACTTGCTGCGGTACCCACCGCTCGCTTGCCAGCGGCCACTTCCGCGAGTCGCCAGTTTGACTCGCATGCCGATCGTCGGACGCACGCCGATGTCCTTCGCAACGTCCAGAATCAAATCCAGTTCGCTGACCTTTTCGACGACGGGCAGAACGTTTCGGCCCAATCGCTGTGCGAGCAATGCCAACCGAATGAATTCTTCGTCTTTGAATCCGTTGCAAACGACCGGCACGTTGGCATCGCCCATCGCGACGGCGGCAACCAATTCCGGCTTGCTTCCCGCTTCGATGCCAAATCCCAACCGGGCGCCTTCACTGACGATCTGCTGGACCACTTCGCGTTGTTGGTTGACTTTGATTGGAAAGACGCAGCGATAGCGGCTTTGATACTTGTGATCATGAATCGCGTTTTTGAAACAACGGTCCAGCTCGCGTAAACGGTCGCGCAGAATCCCATTGAAACGCAGCAGAATGGGCAAGTCCAAATTCCGCTGTCCCAAACGATCCACCAACTCCTTCAGGTCGATGCTGTGGGATGAATCTCGGTCCGGCGAAACGAGCACCGTGCCATTCTCAGAGATCGAAAAGTACCCACCGCCCCAACGGTCGATGTCGTACGTTTGGGACGCGTCGCTGCGAGTCCATTTGGGATCCAAAACCGAGCTCACCCAGAATTCCATGTGAAAGAGGTTTGCGTTTGAAACGTCAGATTCAGAATTGCACCTCTTTCACGCCTCTTGCACCAGTGGGCAACTTCCCAGTTACCGTGATTTCTGTGATGGGATATCGACCTGGAACCCAGAATTGGCTGCTCTTTGTCGCAAACGCAGCCTGACGAAGCACCAACGTTTCTCCCACCGCCAGCGGTTTGTCCTGGTACAAAAAGTACTGGCCATTCAGGTTCATCGTGACATTGGGAATTTCAAAGTCAGCTTCGTTGGTGACCACCACCACATCATCAAGTAACTTGGAGTTGCCTTCGATTGTCAGCAGCGGACGGCGATCGATTAAAATCTCGACCGGCAATTCGTGTTCGCTGGCCTTTCCAAAGATCACCGCGTAAAGACTGAGCCCAAACAACGGAACGAAGCAAACCGTCGCCAGAGCGAGGAACAGCCCCCTAGTGGAAAGCTGAGGCGTCGGCGCGATTGAGCGCGGTGGTTCGTGGACCTCCGGATCCGATTCCGAAACGGATGCGGACGGCGGAGTTGGGCTGGTGGATGATTCGGACATGAAAACGTGTCGGGTGAACAATGCAAAGGTGAGAGCGAATCGGCTGTACGGATCTGATCTCAATCCAGAGCGAGCCAATCCGCTTATGAGTTGTGCCAGTTCAAGGGTCCTGACTTGTCAATCACAACTTCCTCCTGGCGTTCGCCGGCGCTGACCAAAATCAGTCCAATGCCGTGCTCGGCAGCATACGCTTTCGCGTCGTCGTTTCCCATCACAAACAAAGCGGTCGACAAGGCATCCGCTTCCACCGCATGAGTCGTCGTCAGCGTCAGAGACAACCATTGGCCGGCTGGGTAGCCCGTCCTGGGATCGATGACGTGACCATAACGCTTGCCTTGGTGATGAAAAAACTGCTTGCCGCTGCCGCTGGTCGACAGAGCCTCATCTCGCAGCCAAAGTCCTCCGAGCCGTCGGCCTGGACGCGTGGGATGGGACACGCCGACCAGCCATCCTTTTGGGCGTTCTGCGTCGACTTCGACCTCCGCTACTTCAGGATCATCCGCCGGTTGTTGATCACCTGCCGCCAACACGCTGCTGTGGCCCGCGTGAATGAGGAAATCCCGCATGCCTTCCGCCCTCAACGCGGCAGCCAAGACATCGATCGCGTTTCCCTTGCCAATGGCACCCAAGTTGAGCGACATGCCATCGACAGCGAAACGAACTGTGCGATTTTCGGCATCCAAAATCAGATGCTTCCATCCGACCCGTTTACGAGCGGAAGTGATCTCATCCGGTTTGGGTTTGCGACCTTCCCGCTTGGTAAATCCCCAAGTCTCCACGAGAGGCCCCGCAGTGATATCGAAGGCACCTCGGGTTTGCTCCGCCAGCGAAGTTGCTTTGGCCAAGAGATCGAACGTTGCTGGCTTCAGATGAACGGGTTGCTCGAACGCCGACGCGTTGACACGAGCGATCTCACTATCGCCTCGGTAGACCGTCAGCGCGTTCTCGATTTCCTCAATCGCTTCCATCTGTCGCAGAACGACATCCGCAACCGACCGGGTTCCAACCCGCTGATGCTCATCCGGCACCAACACCACAAATTCGCACGCCATCGCACGATGCTTCAATTCCAACAACTTCAAGTCCCACAAGAATTCGGCGTTTCAAACACCCGGCCATGCCACATCCGGCGGCACATGATACGGCCAAGTCCATCTTCGTGCGAAACCCCCTCGATCGCCGGCGGCCAATCTCCAATTGCACTGTTAAATTTGGCTCCGCGTCAGCGCAACGTCCGCAAGTCGTTCATCGAGTTGGATCGGTGCTTCTCAGCTTACCGATGGCGTCCAGATCATCCGCATGCAGTTTGTTCAGTGGGACCTTGCTTAGTTTTCCATTTTCTCTACGTAGCACGACGTGCTGGCCATCTGCAGAAACGAACTCCGCCCGCACTGAAAACTTCCCATCTGCGCTTCGCCATGTGCGAACAGCAATGGCGTTTTGAGTGGGCAAAGTTGCTCTTGCGTTCAAGTCATCCGACGCGGTTTTTGGCGGAGGACCCGCGATTGTGAAGGCAGCCCATAGCTGTGGTGCAGGGAAGTATCCCGCATCCTCCAGCTTTGCGATGATGGCGAGTTGAGCCTGACGTAGTGACGCTCCTCCCGATTCGCCCGCCGCGTAGTGACGGAAGAAGTCGGTCATCATCTCGGCGGTGATTTGGTCTGGGATGGACCACAGCGTCGCGGCAACGTTACGGGCTCCCGCGAGTTGGAATGCATACCGCAGTCCGGTGACACCCTCACCACTGTTGGCGATTCCTAGCCCAGTTTGGCAGGCACTCAAGACGACCAGTTCGGTTCCTCGATAGTCCGCTGCCAACACCTCCAATCCAGTCAACACGCCATTCCCGTTTCCTTCAATCGCCGAGTTCGCATCGCAAAATGCCAGCCCGCAAGTTGCCAGAGGATGCTGGCCGTCTCTGTGTTCAGCGAAACCGTGTGTGCTAAAAACGGCTACTTTAGGTCGGAGTGCTGATTGAACGACGGACTCCTTTGCTTCCGCTTCCAAATAGACCTCGGGCTCACCCGCGGCCAGCTGTTTCAGCGATGGTAGGATGCCCCGAGCTTCCTCCGCCGTTCCTGGAAGAGGCCCGAACGGGACAACTTTGGCGTCCGTTTTCGAGCCGGTTCCATAGTCGGGGTTCGCCACGACCAAAGGAGCAGACATTGGCTCGAGCGACGCTCGGGTCAGCAAGTCGCGGCCACTGAGTAGGTATTGAAATTCATGTCGATGAATCAGGAAACGTCCTTCCTCGTCCGGGAGAGCGGCCCAGGGCACCATCCACAGTTGATGGTCAGGTGATATCAACAGCTTCTTTGTATTCCAAGCTTCACCGGGCAACTGCTGGGATAGATGTGACGCGATCTCAGTCAATTGATTCTGAAGGGAAGATGCCATGCTATTCGCAACCAACTGCCCCCGGAGGACTGCCTGAAAATGGTTGATCGGCCTGGCGAGCTGATCCCAGTCCGGGCAAACAACTTTCAGTCGGACTTCGCCCTTGCTGAGGGCAGGTACGATCCACGCGACGGCCATTGGATCGGCTGTCTCAATTCCGATCTTCGAAAATCGTCCAGCACGATCCCGATTGGTGTTCAGCCTTTTCGTCTTCAACCCAACGACTGCCAGTTCGATCAGTACTGTGTCATCGGGAATGTTCTTCCGAACTTGTTCGAGCGTCACCCATGGCTCAAGCCTCATTTCGGTCCAACCAGCACTTCCAAGTTGCCACGAGAGTTCTGATTCACGCTGTCGAAGTCGATCCAATTCGCTTTGTGAACTCAAACGAGAACCGTTTGGTTCAGATGGTCGTTCCAGTGCAGTGACCGAACGCAAGCCGATTTCGGAGATTTGGTTTCGCACCTGAGCCAAATCTTTGGCAATCGCGCGAACTTGCGGATCCTTTGTCGATGCCGCCATCCGCGTTCGCTCCGCAAGCACCCGGGTTGCCGTGCCCTTCGAATTCAAAATCCATTCGCACGAGTACTTCGCCGCGTCTGGATGCTGTTTAAGTCTCACCGCCATCATCAACGCTGCATTGACCGCTGGCTGAAACTGTTCGCGAAGGAAGTCACTTTGCTCCTGTTCTGACATCAATGGCAGAACTCGTGCAACATGGTCCTTCAAAGCTCGCTGACTTCGGTCCATCGTCCGCAACGCTTCGGTGTCTTTTCCGAGACGTTCATAGAGTTGGGCGAGTTGCAGCGTCGCCTGTGCCGTGTGGGGATGGTTCCGACCGACAAATCGCTCGTAATCAGAAAGCTGTTCGGTCAATACGCTTTCGAGCTGCCGATACAGGTTCGCCCGCTGCGCGTGACTCACCAATTGGTCGTACATGTGACGCGTACTGACGTTCAGCGTTCCAGATTTGGCTTTTGATTGATGCCATGCCCGGATGAAGAGCTGCACTGCTTCCGATGCGGCATTCGGATCGTCGTCATCGAAAATGAGTCCACCCAGTCGCGCATAGTCGGAAGGGGAGACATCCAGTTCGTTGCTGTGTCGATGATCGATCACCCGACGAAGACTCTTTGCTGCAGCAGATGAGTCCCCCATTTTTTCCTGCGTCCAAGAGATGTTTTTGAGCAAAGACTCCCATCGCACTCCATATCGATTGGCCGACTCGGACAACTTCAACGCGTGCACATAAAGCGGGAGCGCTTTCTCAGGCTGCAACAAATGATGTTCGTATGCCTGGCCGCAATTGGTAAGCAACAGCTGATGTCTTCGCGGTGCGCGTTCCAGTCTTCGCTCTCCTGCTGCTAGCAGCGACTCGATCTCGTGGACAGCCTTCTCATGTTCACCACGGTCATTCAGATCGGTGACTCGGTGAACAATTCCTTCGATTCGCTCCACGAAGAGCTCTTCTTTTGTCTTGGCTTTTGCCTTCGGAACTTTGGGTACATAGGTGTGCTTCAACCCAGACGCGGTGTTCAGAAAATGCTCCTTTAAGTCTGAATCGAGCTTCCAAATCTGGTTGAGACGCCCATATTCGAGCCTGACAAGAAGGAAGTTCCCATCCGGCGACAAACTGAGATCATCGAATGGAATTGACCGGTTGCTTTCAAGCAGTTCTCGTACGCGCGGAGCAAATGGCAGGTACTCGACACTGTCTGGATTGGCTAGTCGCCGCAGCTGAACTGCGCTGACTCCTTCGTCTCCAAGACAACGCACGGTGAACAACTGCCCCGTCTCAAAGTCGATCTGCATGGCGTGGTGATCGGGCAGAAACAACAACCGACGTCCCAACCGCATGTCGAAACTCGCAACGCCACCCTCACTCGAGTTGGTCCAATATGTCCCGAAGACGGTGGAGCCTTCGGGGTTGATTGCTAAGTCGTTCAAGCTGTGATCCACGGGAACATTCGTGGCGGTCTTTGATTCCAGGTCCCACTTTCGTGTCAGTTCGTTGCAGGAGGTTAGCAGGCAGGTTCCTTGTTGGTCGAAAGAGGCACACATCACCATCGTTGGGTGCTGCGGCAGCTTGGCGATTGGCTCGCCGGTTTTGAAGTTCCAAATTGTGGTCGTCTGTTCATCGCAGAGGGCAAACGAATAGCCCTTCGGATTCCCAACCACAAACGAGTTGGCATTATTCAGGGGCCAGGAACGAAGAAGCGTTTCAGTTTCAAGATCGAACAGTTTCGCGGTTTGCTTTCCGCAAGCGACGAAATACCGGCCGTCGGGAGAGCACGCCGAACGTTTGGCGACAAATTGATCGGAGTATGGCATTCGGCTGATTTCACGTCCGGTCGATAGCTCGACCACAACGATCGCCTTCGCAGTGGCGGATCTCCCCCAATGCTCGACAGGAGCAAATTCGCAGGCAACCACTCGGCCATTGTTTGTTAGATGGACCCCGACCGGGCCATCCTCGTGATGCATGACGACCGTTCCGTCTTTCAAACGAATTTTGGCAGACTGATCGGATTCCTGAGCAATCAGCCCGCCATGACCGGCAAACCAAGTCAGCAAGGCAATCCAAACGCAGTGTCCGGTGTGCCGAACAATCATTTCTGTTTCTCTTGGCGAAAAAGGAGTTTGAAATGGCAATTCGCGTCGAGCGACTCTTACCGCCGGCTTCGGAGGGATTGAATTCAATTCGCCGGTCTTTTTGGATGCAGTGTGATGGCGTTTCGTTCCCGATGACACTGTTTCCGTGAAATAGCAGTGTCGACGCCTAACATGAAGCTGCGATCCGACAGGGAATATCTACCAGAATCAAAGAAGTAGCTGGC
This genomic window from Rhodopirellula bahusiensis contains:
- a CDS encoding carbon-nitrogen hydrolase family protein is translated as MSTPTPDFDVSNFERELILRNMRIEDYDSMVVMQKACFPDMQPWTKEQVESQLAHFPEGQIVIECDGKLVASSSSLLLDYDDDLEWHDYKKIADSGFIRNHQPTGDTLYGIEIMVHSDLRGMRLSRRLYDARKELCRSRNIEQMIVGGRIPGYHLHAEEMKASEYIDRVIDKTFFDPVLTAQIANGFSLQGLIPNYLPTDLQSCGYATFLEWRNLDYVSAGKRRFRRTVRPVRIGSVQYQMRAVKDFEEFAQQAQYFVDVAGDYKCDFLLFPELFTTQLLSFLPNERPGQAARTLAEYTPQYLELFSHLAVKFDTNIVGGSQFVVEDEKLYNVAFLFHRDGRIDKQYKLHITPSERKWWGVAGGPGIEVIQTDCGPVCIQICYDIEFPELSRLAVEKGAQLFFVPFNTDNRHGYMRVRTCAAARCVENHVYVAIAGCTGNLPFCENADIHYAQSAVLTPLDVTFAREGIGAEANPNIETVVIYDVDLELLRRHREQGSVQNWNDRRLDLYNVTEAPNTPAQN
- a CDS encoding FAD:protein FMN transferase; translation: MWDLKLLELKHRAMACEFVVLVPDEHQRVGTRSVADVVLRQMEAIEEIENALTVYRGDSEIARVNASAFEQPVHLKPATFDLLAKATSLAEQTRGAFDITAGPLVETWGFTKREGRKPKPDEITSARKRVGWKHLILDAENRTVRFAVDGMSLNLGAIGKGNAIDVLAAALRAEGMRDFLIHAGHSSVLAAGDQQPADDPEVAEVEVDAERPKGWLVGVSHPTRPGRRLGGLWLRDEALSTSGSGKQFFHHQGKRYGHVIDPRTGYPAGQWLSLTLTTTHAVEADALSTALFVMGNDDAKAYAAEHGIGLILVSAGERQEEVVIDKSGPLNWHNS
- the speA gene encoding biosynthetic arginine decarboxylase, with the protein product MSSVLDPKWTRSDASQTYDIDRWGGGYFSISENGTVLVSPDRDSSHSIDLKELVDRLGQRNLDLPILLRFNGILRDRLRELDRCFKNAIHDHKYQSRYRCVFPIKVNQQREVVQQIVSEGARLGFGIEAGSKPELVAAVAMGDANVPVVCNGFKDEEFIRLALLAQRLGRNVLPVVEKVSELDLILDVAKDIGVRPTIGMRVKLATRGSGRWQASGGYRSKFGLTVAELLAQLDRLIAMDMGDCLQLLHFHVGSQIGNIRQLKSAILEAARIYVDLVRRGAGMRYLDVGGGLGVDYDGSRSDSESSMNYTMQEYANDVVYHTQTVCDEAGVPHPELISESGRAVAAHHSVLVMETLGVTSQGVANLPAWAKVEGEPVSPDHGGIEMDSVGAIETSEMEGPPESYEQPVHDLWVGYVNMTQANMMETFHDAQVSLDLCMNLFSGGYLPLEQRVAAENLYFAICHRVRELAESMKERPDDLKHLDRMLSDIYFANFSLFQSMPDSWAIDQLFPIMPIHRLLEKPTRHAVLGDITCDSDGKVDAFVGCGGRQRTLMLHPLKSGEPYQLAVFMVGAYQEILGDLHNLFGDTHAVHVDIEDGVTKVRSIVKGDTVSEVLGYVQYEDRELIENLQDSIETAIGNGHIDHQQAGETVAAYERALSGYTYLSTRTK
- a CDS encoding CHAT domain-containing protein; this translates as MIVRHTGHCVWIALLTWFAGHGGLIAQESDQSAKIRLKDGTVVMHHEDGPVGVHLTNNGRVVACEFAPVEHWGRSATAKAIVVVELSTGREISRMPYSDQFVAKRSACSPDGRYFVACGKQTAKLFDLETETLLRSWPLNNANSFVVGNPKGYSFALCDEQTTTIWNFKTGEPIAKLPQHPTMVMCASFDQQGTCLLTSCNELTRKWDLESKTATNVPVDHSLNDLAINPEGSTVFGTYWTNSSEGGVASFDMRLGRRLLFLPDHHAMQIDFETGQLFTVRCLGDEGVSAVQLRRLANPDSVEYLPFAPRVRELLESNRSIPFDDLSLSPDGNFLLVRLEYGRLNQIWKLDSDLKEHFLNTASGLKHTYVPKVPKAKAKTKEELFVERIEGIVHRVTDLNDRGEHEKAVHEIESLLAAGERRLERAPRRHQLLLTNCGQAYEHHLLQPEKALPLYVHALKLSESANRYGVRWESLLKNISWTQEKMGDSSAAAKSLRRVIDHRHSNELDVSPSDYARLGGLIFDDDDPNAASEAVQLFIRAWHQSKAKSGTLNVSTRHMYDQLVSHAQRANLYRQLESVLTEQLSDYERFVGRNHPHTAQATLQLAQLYERLGKDTEALRTMDRSQRALKDHVARVLPLMSEQEQSDFLREQFQPAVNAALMMAVRLKQHPDAAKYSCEWILNSKGTATRVLAERTRMAASTKDPQVRAIAKDLAQVRNQISEIGLRSVTALERPSEPNGSRLSSQSELDRLRQRESELSWQLGSAGWTEMRLEPWVTLEQVRKNIPDDTVLIELAVVGLKTKRLNTNRDRAGRFSKIGIETADPMAVAWIVPALSKGEVRLKVVCPDWDQLARPINHFQAVLRGQLVANSMASSLQNQLTEIASHLSQQLPGEAWNTKKLLISPDHQLWMVPWAALPDEEGRFLIHRHEFQYLLSGRDLLTRASLEPMSAPLVVANPDYGTGSKTDAKVVPFGPLPGTAEEARGILPSLKQLAAGEPEVYLEAEAKESVVQSALRPKVAVFSTHGFAEHRDGQHPLATCGLAFCDANSAIEGNGNGVLTGLEVLAADYRGTELVVLSACQTGLGIANSGEGVTGLRYAFQLAGARNVAATLWSIPDQITAEMMTDFFRHYAAGESGGASLRQAQLAIIAKLEDAGYFPAPQLWAAFTIAGPPPKTASDDLNARATLPTQNAIAVRTWRSADGKFSVRAEFVSADGQHVVLRRENGKLSKVPLNKLHADDLDAIGKLRSTDPTR